One genomic segment of Natrialbaceae archaeon AArc-T1-2 includes these proteins:
- a CDS encoding HAD family hydrolase has protein sequence MASYDAIFFDLDNTICEPIRDRAELLETVFERAGVEQFCTVAGLRAATREVSDADTDTEFFERVFAAAAGRADADPADAPRLAETYLEAIDPARVRFRPGAEDALEHASELGPIGLITNGSEETQTKKLEALGLTDAFDTAVFVDPRNGLPPKPDPAPFEHALSALEVEPERTIHIGDTLYADVAGANAMGMDSAWIDLGHRSPVDHEPTYELTTLEEFDRIL, from the coding sequence ATGGCTTCCTACGATGCGATCTTCTTCGATCTCGACAACACCATCTGCGAGCCTATCCGCGATCGAGCGGAACTGCTCGAGACCGTCTTCGAGCGCGCTGGCGTCGAGCAGTTCTGTACGGTCGCCGGCCTCCGGGCCGCCACGCGAGAGGTGTCCGACGCCGACACCGACACGGAGTTCTTCGAGCGCGTCTTCGCGGCGGCCGCCGGCCGCGCCGACGCGGATCCGGCAGACGCACCGCGACTCGCCGAGACCTACCTCGAGGCGATCGACCCCGCACGCGTACGCTTTCGACCCGGGGCCGAAGACGCCCTCGAGCACGCGAGCGAGCTCGGACCGATCGGACTCATCACCAACGGAAGTGAGGAGACTCAGACGAAGAAACTCGAGGCGCTCGGGCTCACCGACGCCTTCGATACGGCCGTCTTCGTCGATCCGCGAAACGGCCTCCCGCCGAAGCCCGATCCGGCACCGTTCGAACACGCGCTGTCGGCGCTCGAGGTCGAACCGGAGCGGACGATCCACATCGGTGACACCCTCTACGCCGACGTTGCCGGAGCCAACGCCATGGGAATGGACTCGGCGTGGATCGACCTCGGCCACCGGAGTCCGGTCGACCACGAACCGACCTACGAGCTGACCACGCTCGAGGAGTTCGATCGAATTCTCTAG